The region CAGTGTCGAATCTGACCAACCTCGAGGCCATGTTCCCTCGCCATCCTCCTCGACAGCCTGCGGCGACCAAACGCCCAAAGCGAGGATACACGAAGCGCCAAAGCCGGGTCCTCGAGCGCGATCGCCGATTCAAGGAGAAACTTGACCGACCGCCCCATATTCAGGGACATAACCTCCCAAACTGGCTCCTCGGCACCATGAGGTTCTTTCTGAGGTGCGTCAACCCACCCCTGTCTTGCAAGCGACGACGATGCCCGCCGAACCTCAGACCGCTCCTGTCCCTTCCTGGACAACTGCCTTCTGCCTTCGTTGATTCTGCGAAGCTTCTCGGCAAGGTCCTTCATCCTGCTCCTGAACTGTGTCGCCATTGAGAACCTCTCATGGTCAAGAAAAAGAAACTTGAGGCACGCCTCGACGGTCTGGTCCGCCTCATTCCAGGCGGCACTGGCTTGACCATTCCGAACCGGCGCTCCGGCCTCCTGCGCGCTCCAGAAATCGGCGCTGCCCAGCACATCGCACACCGTCTTCAGTTCGGAGCTGTTCATTGCGGTTCTGGGACTTGGTGTAGAATGGTAAGGAGTGATTGAATGAGGCTATCTCTGCCAACCTCAATCGGTTGCTCGAGCTTGAAGAGCTCGAAAACCTCTGCCCGTCCCGGGTAGTTGAACAAGTTGTCCAATACCTTCTCCGAAAGAAACGGTTTTTGCACACGGAGGGCGCCGCCGGCCTTCGACCTAAGAAAAGCATCTACCAGCCGACGCTTCTCCTTGTTCATCAAGAGCTGGAAAGCCTCGTTGATCTCCTGAGCCCTTTCCGGGAAGAGCTCGTTGGGAAACCGCAGTATCAAGTCCCGCCTCGCTCGCCGGATATCTACAACATCGGCGTTGTGTCTAACGCCCAGCACCTCATAAGGATCGATCTCTAAAGTGAACAAACCAAAACCTCAGTTAGATATTGCCTCAAGAACCTCTTTCCCAAGCGCATTGTCTGGGTCGATGCGGACAAGGTTGGCGAGCTCCAGCTTTCCTCTTGCCCAGCTCCCAGCCTTCAAGAACCTCGCGGCGAAGTACATGTATTTTGCAGCCAGATAGTCCTTGTAAGCGCCGTCCGGATACGCTTTGTTCAGAGCTGTCCAGATCTCGATTAGTCGGCTCCAGCTCTTCTCGATCTCCACCAATGAGCTCAGCGACGTCTTCTGAGTCTCGAGAATGGCGAGCGAGTGCAGGGCAAAGACGTTGTAGCTGTCAACCTGTAGCGACTGCTTCAGAACATCAGCCGCCTGCTCATACTGCTCCTTGGCGATGTGATTGTATGCTATTCTTAGATAGGATTTCATCAGGAGGTCTCGCACCCATAGATTGCGGGACGAAGCGTAAAGATTCGAGAGCATCTCAATTGCCTCCTGTCCCCTGCCCTGATTGAAGAGCTCCATTGCCTGCCACGCAGCAAGTATAGCTGGACGAGGAGCCGAGGACGCCTCCGCCAGGTCTTTGAACCGCTGGACATCAACACCCACTCGGCCATGTCTGTCGCAATTGCACAGCGAAATGACAAGAGCAACCAAATACGCATCTTTTGGGCCCGGCTCAAGCCTCGACAGCGACTTCGCAAGCCGCTCACACAAAGGCCGGTCAGCGCACCCTGATAGCACGAGCAGAGCGGCCTGACAGACCAAACCCACGCTCGAGTCCCCTGATGAGACAGAAGCCTCAATCTCGGAAACCGCACCGGCAGCGCCCGAGCTGCCCATTGCCTCCTGTGTTCTCTCCAGAACAGACATCACTTGCTCAAAAGCCCCTTACTCTTCACTGGAGCCTACTAATACTGTCCCTAAGATTTATTCGGGAGTTATAGGTCAATCTTGCTCGAACGTCAAGCCTTGAGTTAAGAGGAGTTTTCGTAACCGTGCCCGGGCCTGCTCAACTGACGGCGTTCTTCCCGCATCCCCGCAAGGGGATGAACGTGGGAAGGCTGCTATAAGGCTCGCGCCCGGGGGGATTTGAACCCTCGACCTGCGGATTAGGAATGCAGGCACCAGTGTTGCAAAGGTAGCCATATAGCGGCACTAT is a window of bacterium DNA encoding:
- a CDS encoding J domain-containing protein; the protein is MFTLEIDPYEVLGVRHNADVVDIRRARRDLILRFPNELFPERAQEINEAFQLLMNKEKRRLVDAFLRSKAGGALRVQKPFLSEKVLDNLFNYPGRAEVFELFKLEQPIEVGRDSLIQSLLTILHQVPEPQ